One stretch of Methylococcus capsulatus DNA includes these proteins:
- a CDS encoding DUF4376 domain-containing protein, with protein MRYRATLPMPELRRLKQDQVNARRAELLAEGYEFEGATFATDPQSIANMTAVLAAIGAGVPLPEGFAWRDYANVNVPMDVETFKRFAGGLIGQVNRIYTQSWSKKDEIETSGTPASIDVDLKI; from the coding sequence ATGCGCTATAGGGCCACCCTCCCGATGCCGGAGCTGCGGCGGCTAAAGCAGGATCAGGTCAACGCGAGACGCGCTGAGCTGCTGGCCGAAGGTTATGAATTTGAGGGCGCGACCTTCGCCACCGATCCGCAGTCGATCGCCAACATGACCGCAGTGCTGGCCGCCATCGGCGCCGGCGTGCCGCTGCCGGAAGGATTCGCCTGGCGTGACTACGCCAACGTCAATGTGCCGATGGATGTGGAGACATTCAAACGGTTCGCCGGCGGATTGATCGGCCAGGTGAACCGGATCTATACCCAGTCCTGGAGCAAGAAGGATGAGATTGAAACCAGCGGAACACCGGCGTCGATCGATGTGGATTTGAAGATATGA